One Arachis hypogaea cultivar Tifrunner chromosome 2, arahy.Tifrunner.gnm2.J5K5, whole genome shotgun sequence genomic window, gtacAATTATTTAAAATGTTTTACATTGTGGTTACatcaaaactaaaaactaagcaacaatttaagcatAAGCAAAACCAAATGCTTATTAGAAGAATTGTAGATTAACAATTATATAAGAAGAAGCAACAACAAATTCTTGATAAGAAGAAAAGGCAGCAGTAGTAGTAGTCCTAGTactaatgtttaaaaaaaaaaaagcttttgtCTAATcaatttcaataaaataattattattacccATAATATGAAAGGCAACAAATTACGTGTCAATGAGGTagacaaagataaaaaaaaaaaaagtgatgaaGACACGTGTACCGCAAGAAATGCCTTGTCCCCACGAATCAGAGTCTAAACAAGCTACGATATTTGGATCCAACAGTGCCACGTGTCAAAGATGTGATTTTCCACCTTTGCTTTCAACAGAATTTTGACACGTACACTCACAAAAAATCAAGAAAATGctccaaacaaagaaaaagacgacGTAATGGGGGGTACTATGTTTTGACCCCAGTGATGTGGCGTCTTCTCATTGGTCGTTCCTTGACAGAGAGACAGATTCGTGTCTCTTGGGAACTTATTTGATTGGACAACAAATAATGTGTACATTTCTAACtcaattctttttttattgaaaaatatttttttaaggggGTGCTTTGAATAATGATAACGAAATGGGGATggggaatttttttttctttaatttttttttacaatttaaaaaaaatggaaaaggaaaatattCAAAGTGAATAATGAAAGAGGGGCACGTTGTGTGTAGCGACTGTTGGTGATAATGACTCAACCTAACCTCTCTATCTCTCTCGTACTCTGTCTTTGTCATTAGCCAAATTAATGAATGCTAGCCAGCGGCTCAATAATTTAGCTCAATTTTGTTGCAAGGTTTGAGCTcttttcattttcaaaattttggtctATTTTATGGCGATAAACTCAGAGAATAGACAGAAATGCAAAAGCTCATAGTACAAATAACACCGCAGtaatttgggttggtcgagtgattAATTCACTCGTctacttaaataaatattaagaatttaaattagttattaatttattaggtTGAGAAAtactgtaaaaaataaaaaaaataaaaaagataagatagaataaaatTTATACTCTTTCTAATTCTATtggtgaatttaaattttttttaattttattttattttacttgtaaaTTTAGAATTTCTTGATCTAGATTCTACCTGCACCATACATTATTTTAatacaatatttaattattttatattttataaatatattaataaaataaaaaatataaaatcaagtctaaattaaaatttaaaacaacaaaataataataaaattcatattaaaattacaaaaaatataattttgattttcatcaattttattatacataaataatattttttaagtacatattataatatattaagtgTGCAAATAAATTGAGTaggattaaatttaaatttgtatcTTATCTATAGTTCACTTCATTCTACTTTTAAGctacttttgaaaaaaatagtttaaacaataaatgattatactaaaaataacttataaataagttattttgtgtttgaatttttagttctaaaaatatttattttatataaatgtgataaaaagtaataacattatgagagaagttattttttttaacttctttataaactcctaaatagcttcttaaaaagaaataatttgattttaaaaattgtaccCGATATTAATAATCCtcattttcataaattaaaaacttaaaaaaattacttttaaaattttttaaatagccTAAATATCCACAGATTAGTATTGCCAGACCTAAGTTTATAAAAATTGTGAGAACTATGAATGCAAATGGAATTATAGGAACTTGAAAAATACACAAAACGGTTAGAATACGAAAATATTGGTCTTATCGATAACAATTCAATTCTAGAAATACTAACAGATTTAATGCATGATAGGACAATTTATAGGACTTGGAAGCATACTTGTTTTTAACAGAGAGCTTGAGACAACTAAAATATCTTAAAATGCTCAAAATATATAACTTTGATATCATGTCAAATGAAATTTATGATAAGATTATATATACAATAAGAATTATCTATTTGTAGATTAAATATATAatccaaatataataataaaatcaatccaatattaaaataaactaaatcaacataaaatatatctaaatattatattaatatataatatcctAAAACATACTCTAACATTAAAAAACCATGTGCAATAGGAGATGTTTTTCACACAAGCGGTTTTCCTAAAAACTTTCATAATTTATTATGATCTCGGTGACATTTAATTTGTTATATAATCTATCATTATGAGCAAAGTTTTGATTCAAATTAATGGTCATTACTAGATACATGTGTCATGTCATTAACAAATTACATCCATATTCTATACACAAATTAAACCCTTATAAGAAATGTGACATAAGTGCTAACGTATTGGTTCAATAGGCCATTCgggttatattattaatttattcaataatcCTTCTAAGTGCTActtctatcaataaattattatgCACGGTGGTTGTTTGATTCTATTTATTGAAGGGTTTATATGTGTCATTGATGCCCCTGCTCTGAGTCGAAGGCAATAATAAATGCTTATTTATATGAGGGTACTATTATTCAAATAAAGTGAAGATTCTCCAGTGAATCCcatcatatataatttattaacatatttatAAACTTAtgttaattcataaacacaactACTTCAGGTCAAGCTATATGATATTTTCATTAATTATCACATTACATACTTTTTTCATTCTTAATTAAATGTtttcttttgaaaatttatcTTTGTATAAATAATTGTCATTTCTATGTttagtttgttaattttttttttttggtttttcatagTATCCTCCACCCcaacaggtcaaggactaatacGTCACGGATttaagctccatttaagggtctgtcgctggccaatgagttgctgcatgcacaaggcagaattcgaactcccgacacttgcttaagcggacgagtgagctgaccacttgaccaacccaagttgattagtttgttaaaattttagtttttcaaaaaatgtAGCAGCTATTTTTAACAAACccaaataaaaatgatttttaataagtataaataataaaaattaatttggtaaaattattttaaacatttaaaataattttagtagaCATAAATATAATATAGAGCAGAtattcattaatatatataaggttatattaaattatttaatttaaaaatatatataaactaattttaaaaagtattttcataGGTGCttttaaagtatttttaatttttaaaatatgaaaatataagtTCGTAATAATTTGAATATGATGTAAAACATAAGATCCAAGCAGGTTAGTCAAAATGGTAGAgtacatctggttttatatgcgacaaaaaagtacaTTTAAAACTTAAATGTAAATTCTATCACACCGCTATAaaaccggctatgctttatggtacggagtgttgggcggccaaaggggagcacgaacataagttgagtgtggcagagagatgaagatgttgagatggatgagtggtcatacgcgattggataaaataaggaacgaagatataagggcacccattgtggaaaagatggttaaaTCGCGTTTCAGGTGGTTTGGacgtgtgagaagaagaccgatataaCACCCAGTCAGGAAGgtagatgagatggaagatggacaaggggcgaAAGACAGAGGAAGACTTAAGAAGATCAtctatccatgaggtggtcaaacgagatctacatgtaaacagtttctctgtagacatgatacatgacagagcgtaatggcgtcgtttgattcatgtagccgatccCATCTAGAGAGACAAaactttgttattgttgttgtatcaaatataaaatagaattaaTACTCGGattaatatttgaaattatacTCGCTCCTCAATCTGATCTccaaagttttaatttatttaatttagtccTCAAACTTAATATTTGTGACTCATATTAGTTTCTAACTTTATTTTAGTCACAAAATCGTTAACATAATACTGAAATGGACTAATAACTGTCCTATTAAATTTTAATGACAGTTTAAAATGATAACTACAATTTTTTTATCTCAATTTATTTTCTATAAAGCAATTGTTAAAACCCTAATTCTAATTTCACTTAatgattttaaagattttttagagagtaaattaagataaaaaaattttaattctcatGTTAAAAAATCATTAGAGTTCAACATGACGACCATCAATTTATCTTAATATGTTGTTAATggttttgtaataaaaatttgACCAAAAACTAATATGAATCGCTGTTTGTCAAATTAAAAAAgcaaatagaataaattaaaattttcagataccaatttaaatattaattctacaaaatattaaaaaaatttaccaaaaaGGACTGCTTACTAAATGAATGTAATATTAATTGGGTTTTCTCCAATAATCATATTCCTTAATAAGTGAGTGAAATACTTATCAAAGAGAGTAATTATTAatggtaaaagtaattttataaattaattttaatttttataactttAATATACTCACATCATCATTTCCTTAAGTCAAgtaaatatttaaaagtaaaCGCTTAATTAAGgatagattatatatatatatgcatgtaatCATGTAttaatgtatgtatgtataaCTTAATAAGTAAGTGATGTAAACTATGCAAAATACTTTATTACTGCAATTTATaaagtaaaatcaaattaaaagtgAAAAGACCTGGCCATATAATTCTTTAACCTGACCTACCATAaactttatttatctatttaattaCACTATAAAGTTTCCACGATTTCCACACTATAAGCGCAAACataattttataatgtatttAAACATTCTTATTATACCCCTAAAACACATGCATCATCATTATGTTAAGAAAAGGCTTTAgccttgaaaattttaaaatgaatgaataaaataaaacttgactAAACCCGTAAGTTTAATTTTCCGAAAGCACATACCacttgttcatatatatataataacaaacTATTGATAGTCTAATATATTGTGAAAGAAAGATGGtatcatttaaaattattaaattgacAATAATTATTGTTGaactaatattttaatataaaatgaaAGTTTCAGTTATTAACGTGAATCATGTAAACCGATCACAGATTATCAACGACAAAACCTTGAAGCTAAAAAGGATGATGACAGTGATAGTGACCAAAATGAATATTAAATGCTGCATTCTCACTCacataaatcattaaaaatgtggttaaaataagagaaataattAAGAGTAACACTTGTAATAAGTTGAAAAGTGAAATGTGATCAcacatttttaaatatatatatcataGAGTGTAGGTGAATTAAATCAATTTTTCCTTAAAtatctttgatttaattttttttatttttattttatcttagctctaaaaataaaattgtacCCCTTATTCCGATTTAAATAAGTGtctaattttaaattcttattttataaCATATAAGTATTCATCTAAACAATTAGATTAATTTTCACTAATAACTTtattaaataaatgaaaattataAGAATAATATGAAAGTTAGTAAGGATAAtataccttttacttttaaaaataaataaaaattctaacagaTTCTCCTAATTTCTAAATCAAGAAAGTTTTGACATTTTTacgttttatttttcaaaaaattatatacttaaatttttttactcaTTTAACAATTAGAAAGATAATTAAGACAATAAAATTAGAactttcaattaatatttttttaatgcatgtgTATGGTTATAATTGCACAATTATTTACAATATAAGGAAATAGTTAAGtccttataataatttattgttacaaaattttttatttgaattgaataATACAAAATCAGATAGTAAGTTACTGAACTATAtaaagtttattttttaaaattaaggatttgattataaaattttatttaatataaaaaattacctaaaaaaagTATATTATAAAAACCCAACTATATATATGATTAAGCCTACCTATATAGTATATATCTATTTTATAATTGAAGCATCAAGCAAGCTCCTTTGAGCCAAGCCAAACAAGCATAGAGAATAGAGAGATATGGCTTAGTGTTTATCTCAaaagttaacaaaaaaaaaaaaagagtatacaTTGATATAGATGCATAAACATGAGAAAGAGATAAGAAAAAAAGGGGGGAACATATGTAATATTCACTAGGCACAGGTGGAATTGCACTCTCTTTTTTCTTGTGTTCCATAAACAGTACCATATTTTCAAATCTTTGGATATAAATTAAACCCATATGAACTTGAGTTAGTTTCATTCTGACCCCAAAATACTCCACCACAGATATATAGATATGATAGGAACACCAATAACCTAAGCCCAATTGATTGACTCACACATATATATCACTAGGCACACACTcccataacaaaaacaaaaaattaaaaaatatccctCTCTAAATTCACCTATCTCTATTATATTATCCTTCATAAGGTTCTTGCACACCAGGTGTTTGACCAAATGGAATATGCAACATATTCATCAGCAGCAGAAGTTTGTGAAGGTATTGAAACTCCACCAGCACCAGCAGCATCATCTTCATCAATTTCATCCATGATGATTTgtaggaagaagaagaacaacaacagcaacaatacAAGGAGGTTCAGTGATGATCAAATCAAGTCATTGGAATCAATATTTGAGACTGAGTCAAGGCTTGAGCCAAAGAAGAAGCTTCAACTTGCAAGGGAGCTTGGTTTGCAGCCAAGACAAGTTGCTATTTGGTTTCAGAACAAGAGAGCAAGGTGGAAGTCAAAGCAACTTGAGAGAGATTACACCATTCTCAGAAACAATTACAACAATTTGGCTTCAAGGTTTGAGTCACTCAAGAAGGAGAAACAAGCATTACTAATTCAGGTACTACTTTAATAGTTTAGGAAAAGTTTCAAGTATTCCAGAAACATTGGTATTCTAATGATTTTAGttgttgatcttaattcatatatatattgtttataaTTGAGATTAAAAGGTTTAAAATAAACACTGCAATActtgaaaattttcttaaagtttaAACTGTAGTATTTTCTATGATTTATGAAGATGTTGTTACAATGTTACTAGATGGATGGTTATTGTTGATAAAATTTAATTGGGATTTTGAAACAGTTGCAGAAGCTGAATGATCTAATACAGAAGCCATCAATGGAGAAGAAAACTCAGAGCATGGACAGTGAATCAGAAAATGGTGACACAACCAAGAGTGGTAGTGAACTTAAGGTCAAACCAATAAGCCAATCATCAATGGCAGCAAGATCATCAGAACATGCAGTtctttgtggtggtggtggtggtggtggtggtgctctTTCAGATGATGATACAAGCATCAAAGTTGAGTACTTTGGAAACTTGGAAGATGGGCTTGTGAATTTTGCTCATGATCATGGTGATGGGTCTTTGACATCACCAGAAGATTGGGGTCATTTTGATTCTGATGATCTTTTAGGCCAATCAACCAGTGATTACCAATGGTGGGACTTTTGGTCCTGATGGAATTACAGCGTTGTCAAACCCtcgagttaactcgtaaactcTTCTCAGCTTATGATGTATTTAGCTTCCCAATTGAGTTCATGAGTTTGTGAGTCGAGTTTTTAGCCCTACGAATTCAGGTGAACTTTCGCGCTTGATTACTTTGATCCTGAAACATGAAACAGAACATGGGCAAAAAGGcacatctttttttcttttgtaattatcATATAATCATTATATACGAGCGTGTATAGGGGGAACTGAATTCACATGTTCTTGTTTTCATCCACAATAATGTTCTCTAGGCTATTTTCATGCACATGTTCATATCAACCAATAATTTCAGCTTCTACTATGCATTTGAATTCTGCTATGAAATGATGAAGAATCATCCTATAGAGACTTTTAAGGATCTATTATATTGCAGCACAAACACACAATTTTTAAACAATGGTTGGTAATCAAATAATTAGTGTGTagtttttaattaattgaattcCTCCAAGAACCAGTTTTTGTAACTAAATTCTTAATGAAATGCTTATTTTAATGAAGTTATTATAGATGTTCATCcacaagaaaaatatattattagtacTAACAAACAAATTTCAATTGACTTCTAGAAGCATCTAGAGTCACAATATACATAAGATACTTTATTAGATCCAAACAAAACCAAAAACGTTATCTATaaaccaaaaatgtgatttttgccacTAAATTATTGTACAATAAAACCTGCCCAAAAATTCACTtggtaaaaaatttgaaaagttaaaaaattatcCATAGTCTTCAAGGAAAGCAACAAAAGATATCAAGATCCATGAATTAATACATCCATgtatataaaaattacaaaaataaaattgtaaaatcACTTTCTAAAAGATTTAAAACAAAGACAACTTAAATAATCTTGTGTGGTTATTagaattgaaagttgaaacatAAGAAAACTAGAATCATGCAACACATGCCCCCAAACCCCACATTAAGGGGTGTGGAGAGAGTATATGAAAATAGCATTTGATTTTTGATTAATGAAAAGCATAGCTACCACAAACACatatccttctctctctctttctttgggGTTATGAATTTGTCACGTCCATATAGAATAATGATTAAAAATTGTCCTAAATAATTGGTTGATATTGTTCTTGAATGCTAACATCAATTGGAGCTggttgtcttctcaagaaatGTGGCATTCTTATGTTAGGCAAATACATCCAACACCAAAATAATAAGTCTATAGTATCGATATCTGAGTTCTCTTAAATAGTAATTTAGAAAATCTCGTTTataaatagaggaaataaaaaatGCTACAAGTTTCTAAATTTTCTTCCATTATCTTCTTTTAGATAGCAACATCTTAATTGTGAGAGTAGTAGTGATTctaacgattttttttttttttttttggtcagggaTTCTAAcgatttgaaaatgaaaatagtaaATAGGCAAATCATCCAACACTTAAATTAATAAGTATATAATACCGATGCCTGAGTTCTCTTAAATAGTAATTTACAGAATCTCGCTTATAAATAGAAGAAATGAACAAAAACAATTCTAGAAGTtccaataaatataataaaataaaaaaataaattattgtcttaatttttaacttttaaaatattatatttttattttaaatattttatttcgttttattttaattttttattctgtaaaaattaaaatttttcttcaaaatataCACTTTTTGccattatcttcttcttttagatAGTGACAACGTCCTAATTAgatgaaaatatttttagttttgagaaggaataaaaatagaagaaaataaaatatttacgtaaagaaaaattttgaatgttaaaaataaaattagaatttaactcCACCattataaactaaaataatattttactcaaTATACTATGACCAAttgagtataaatttaaataaggaATCTATAGTGACTATTATTATAATGATTACGATGGATATATAATTTTGACAATATATGAAaaatagatttaattattctattagtctctataattttatcaaatttgcaattaaatttttatattttttctttcagtTGGATCTCTACACCACTTTTAATTTCGTAATTAGATTCTTTttgtgttaaaaatattaaaattaatgaaatatttcTTTCAAAAAACATGTAGTCAAAGATCTAATTAGATTCTTAATTATGGATACCTtcaattttacaaaaaaattttcgttaactctaatattttttacattaataaaaacctaattacaaaattaaaaaaatataaacatccAATTGAAcgaatttttgtatttataaagaTCCAATTAAGATcacaattttgtattttttataataaaattttacttttatttttcaaattaaaaaatgtttttaaataattaaaaaatattattttaatttttaaaaacactCAAATTTTTAAgtattatcaaaattatataacTACCATATAATAATAGCCACTATGCACGTAATTTAAATTGTTATTACTAACCGAGCAATAAGGTTTATATCTAGTTTCAATACACATAATTTAGATTTTATGATTAATCTTTAtttgataatatataattatgtatCCTGATATACCCTTCTCATAAGGGCACCACTGAATTGATATTTTATCACATCAATAtttgattttgttatatatatggTAAACCTTCCAAGAACGATTTTGACAATTAAGTTATCATCATATCCTgactaaaagttaaaaaaagcacCATTAGCTTAGCTTCAAAACCATTCACTTAAATCATTTCATAATGATACATTGCATCTAAGAAAGCAAACGAGATGccataacctttttattttattcttaaattgcaAAAAGAAAGTGCTTTTCTCCGAAAGACCAAACATGCTCTTTATGGTTAAGTTTCGAGGAAAACGACAAATTAATAACACTGTTAAACAAGAGACGATAACATTAAAAACGACAACAACATTTTGGTTCCTTCTTGTGCCGTTTCCTGTTGGAAAAGTGGGAAGGATGCTGTCGTTTTTGTTCATTATGTATCCAACCCATTTCCTTCAACCACTGCAAACAAAACATACAacttacaagaaattaaaattaatccTAAATTAGCTCTCAATTTtgctattttgtaatttattccAAATTTATTGTGGGACATATGTTTTCTTCATGCACTAGATAAATTAACTAAATAGAAGTGGCATATATCATAAATTAAAATGACATatttcaaaagtttaaattgagaagagagaatacattaacaattattatatatttttaacgttATTATGTCAACAACGTCACATATGATATGTAgacttaaaaaaaaagtatatataacaATGAAAAGAATTCGTGTAGagttaaattatattaaacacttccattatgaatttatgataatAAACTAATGAGTATTGTTCTATATTACATTTATGATGCGAATACTAGAGCATATCTAATTAGTAccattttttagttaaattagtCTAGTAGAAAATACGATCATATAACTTTATCATATATCTTTTTTAATATGTTGGTAATCATAGATATTTTCCTGGACTATCCCATGTTGGTATGCCCAATACATCCTCAATATTCACTCTTTTCTGGATAGAGACTTATTGTCCAAACGtgattcttgatttttttttaaatttaccatCTATCCTAAGGCTGTGATATATGTGTTGAGAACCTGAATTAGTTGATAGAGGATCTATCTGTCAATTTTCTGTAACCTAAATACTTTTATTTTGGGTCTGTAGACAATCTCCAATTCTAAGTACACAATACACACTTACATACTTTTTACATACTTACCAATTTTTTTCCTTGTTACAATTGATAGGACTTAAACCCAAGACGTTTGAGATGGAAAATGGACAAAATGCCGTGTAAGTTATGACTTATTGGCAATGTAAATACTATTTGTGTTAGGtcttataattaactattttttttgggTCTGCACTAAATAAATAGTGTCCCAAAGATATAGAAATGTTATGGACTGGCCCAATAGACCTCCAACATAAGCCCACTAGGCCCAACATAGAGACACTATAAAGTTCAGACCATAATAAGAGACTTAATAAATGTACCAAAACCCAAGAACACAAAAAGAATAATAACGCCAACAAAACGAAAACaccaaaaaataaacaagttcgTACTTAGTACAAAGTACAGAAAAAGATAAGCAGTAAGTATAGAAAAacaaatattaagaaaaaaaaaaaagaagctagAATTAACGAGGTTTAAATGTCGTGCTCTACTTTTGATTTTTAGTAGTAAAGTATATATTAATATATgcaaatttcttgattaattttCTATCTACTCGTAAGTTGAATTTTAGGGTTAAAAATTAGTTGTTGACTTTTAGCGGACGAATTTTATTAAATTACttgttttgaattaaaaaaaaaagaaataagagatTTGACCGTAAAGGTTGTGGTCAaagtagaaaaaataaaaattttacgtgaaattaaaaaaataaattaagaacgtaaaacgtaaaattttaataaaatttaaattataaaattatcaaatttaatacaaattttattaaattgatagattcatttaaaattataatattaaaaaattttaagaattaaatcgAAATTTTAGTTACCATGCTCGTGGTATCTGCACAATAGTAACAGTGAGCAATGCTTCAAACACATTAATGAAAAGGCTGTTCcacattaaataaaaattgttgcTTAGTTCTTTATATTGAGATAGAGATGCTACTATATGATTAATGCAACATGGAATCATCAATCAATGCATAATagttgaaaaagagagggagagaaaaattaaataaaagaaaaaatgcacTCACTTCAAGAAAATTCCAACACTTAATACTGTGTAACTCAGAACAAGAGCAAGAGAGCTTCACTCACGAGAACGAAAACACTAAAACATAATCAATGCATGCACATTCTTACCTGTAAAGTAAAAATATACTGTTTAATTTTGTTGTTACTTTTACTTACCAAGTTAAAATAACAGGGTTTGTCTTCTTTTTCCTCTCAAATATCAGTTCCTTTGTAAGCTTGTTTGGGTGTGATTAACTTGTTAtagaaaaaaattcaataataaaagattttttattttttaatttatttaacaaaattttcatagtaagaattaaaatattaaaaaatatattattttcaaaaatttataatttatatcttttttaaattttttttacttaaaaataagataatataataaataaataaatatttatattattatacccaaatataattactaaataaaaagatatttttacataaaatatctaaatataaattatttttatttttataaaaaatatttaaataaaaatcacttaaatttttttttttataaaaactcaTCCAAAcaaattctatatatatgtgaaaaGAGCTAATAAGGTGTGTCCATATGGTGAAATTTGTTTTAACATgagagataaaaaatttaaattaacttaGATACTATATCATAAAATcacttcttttaaaattttaaattaaaataaaaaaaacacgtGAATAACTATCTCTCTAAAATATCTTCAACTGAGAATTTCTCTTTGACTTTAATTTATTTGATCAGCATCATCTGTATTCTGTGACATTCAATAATAGACATAATGTTCGTTCCATCAACATTGTCTCAAACATGCACTACGTACTTTAATTTGTTTCTATTGTATGAGAAACAGAGAAGCCTCTCATTCTATCAACTTTACAAGATCCCATCTTTTTTTATTCTAGTTTCATCAGGACTATGTTACTCCTAAACTACAAGAAAAATAGTCTTTAGCTATGGTTATTAAAACTATGATCAAAACTTGAAAAAAGCATGGTTAACATAAATTTGCCATAGTTGGAGCAATGTAGTTTAGCAGGCTATTACTTTTTATAACGtagaataaa contains:
- the LOC112734124 gene encoding homeobox-leucine zipper protein ATHB-12, producing MEYATYSSAAEVCEGIETPPAPAASSSSISSMMICRKKKNNNSNNTRRFSDDQIKSLESIFETESRLEPKKKLQLARELGLQPRQVAIWFQNKRARWKSKQLERDYTILRNNYNNLASRFESLKKEKQALLIQLQKLNDLIQKPSMEKKTQSMDSESENGDTTKSGSELKVKPISQSSMAARSSEHAVLCGGGGGGGGALSDDDTSIKVEYFGNLEDGLVNFAHDHGDGSLTSPEDWGHFDSDDLLGQSTSDYQWWDFWS